In one window of Arachis ipaensis cultivar K30076 chromosome B06, Araip1.1, whole genome shotgun sequence DNA:
- the LOC107604733 gene encoding structural maintenance of chromosomes protein 3-like isoform X1 produces the protein MPWYKRRNIKELHKALHRCHDQLQQFSHVNKKALDRYINFTEQREELQKRQAELDAGDEKIRELISVLDQRKDESIERTFKGVARHFREVFSELVPRGHGHLVMMKKKDGGHDDDEDDEDGPRKANPEGRVEKYIGVKVKVNLVDWFEGIVISHHSDELVKRINTFF, from the exons ATGCCCTG GTACAAAAGGAGGAATATCAAAGAATTGCATAAAGCGTTGCACAGGTGCCATGATCAACTGCAGCAGTTCAGTCATGTAAACAAGAAAGCGCTTGACCGGTATATAAATTTTACAGAACAACGAGAGGAACTTCAGAAAAGGCAAGCTGAACTTGATGCAGGAGATGAG AAAATTAGAGAGCTAATATCTGTACTTGATCAACGGAAGGATGAATCAATAGAGCGCACTTTCAAAGGTGTTGCTAGGCATTTTCGAGAAGTGTTTTCTGAACTCGTACCGAGGGGTCATGGTCATCTGGTTATGATGAAGAAGAAG GATGGTGGTCACgatgatgacgaggatgatgaagATGGTCCTCGTAAAGCAAACCCAGAGGGTAGAGTAGAAAAGTACATTGGAGTGAAAGTGAAG GTGAACTTGGTTGACTGGTTTGAGGGAATAGTAATAAGTCATCACAGCGATGAGCTAGTCAAACGGATAAATACATTTTTCTAG
- the LOC107604733 gene encoding structural maintenance of chromosomes protein 3-like isoform X2 encodes MPWYKRRNIKELHKALHRCHDQLQQFSHVNKKALDRYINFTEQREELQKRQAELDAGDEKIRELISVLDQRKDESIERTFKGVARHFREVFSELVPRGHGHLVMMKKKDGGHDDDEDDEDGPRKANPEGRVEKYIGVKVKASVQIFCLMCIR; translated from the exons ATGCCCTG GTACAAAAGGAGGAATATCAAAGAATTGCATAAAGCGTTGCACAGGTGCCATGATCAACTGCAGCAGTTCAGTCATGTAAACAAGAAAGCGCTTGACCGGTATATAAATTTTACAGAACAACGAGAGGAACTTCAGAAAAGGCAAGCTGAACTTGATGCAGGAGATGAG AAAATTAGAGAGCTAATATCTGTACTTGATCAACGGAAGGATGAATCAATAGAGCGCACTTTCAAAGGTGTTGCTAGGCATTTTCGAGAAGTGTTTTCTGAACTCGTACCGAGGGGTCATGGTCATCTGGTTATGATGAAGAAGAAG GATGGTGGTCACgatgatgacgaggatgatgaagATGGTCCTCGTAAAGCAAACCCAGAGGGTAGAGTAGAAAAGTACATTGGAGTGAAAGTGAAG GCAAGTGTACAAATTTTTTGTTTGATGTGCATCAGGTGA
- the LOC107647152 gene encoding uncharacterized protein LOC107647152 — protein sequence MVLKTGPDRPVQPEKSGTDYLAGPATHQSPKLPASSPFFPPHPPRPPLPPPTKLQIPAALLIRHPATLLSSRDHHRVEPASSSPNLDELAEPASHSPMEQSQSNSQPQDNAAQNSQTGSSRGKSDPAWQYFTVKYDKNNKAQYTCIFCLNTYNGGGIYSKRRNRLEHQRLSDIVYVTYNLRLQSRMHRKKKNYDPIDIQSINTVDFWVMPDEDDPEFTNGDIEGIENLIYTDNAMPSYPTDGGDVELDVDFPNVADSSNTASFGGTSDDGGFGLPVYDGDVGTLNDNYDF from the exons atggttctgaaaaccggaccggaccggccggttcaaccagAAAAATCGGGAACCGATTACCTAGCCGGTCCGG CCACCCACCAATCACCCAAGCTCCCAGCCTCCTCCCCTTTCTTCCCCCCTCATCCACCAAGGCCACCATTGCCACCGCCCACCAAGCTCCAGATTCCAGCAGCGCTCCTCATTCGCCACCCAGCAACGCTCCTCAGCAGCCGCGACCACCACCGCGTTGAGCCCGCCTCCTCGTCGCCGAACCTCGACGAGCTCGCCGAGCCCGCCTCTCATTCGCCG ATGGAACAATCACAAAGTAACTCACAGCCACAAGATAATGCTGCTCAAAATTCTCAAACTGGTTCATCTAGAGGTAAATCTGATCCAGCTTGGCAGTATTTTACAGTGAAGTATGACAAAAATAACAAGGCTCAATATACATGTATTTTCTGCTTGAATACTTACAATGGAGGGGGGATAT ATTCAAAGAGGAGGAACCGATTAGAGCATCAAAGGCTAAGTGACATTGTTTATGTCACTTATAATCTACGCCTTCAATCTAGAATGCATCGCAAGAAGAAGAATTATGATCCAATTGACATTCAAAGCATTAACACAGTAGATTTTTGGGTAATGCCGGATGAAGATGATCCTGAATTTACTAATGGAGACATCGAAggcattgaaaatttaatttatacgGATAATGCTATGCCTTCATATCCTACAG atggaGGAGATGTGGAACTTGATGTGGATTTTCCTAATGTTGCTGATTCTTCAAATACAGCTTCTTTTGGTGGTACTTCTGATGATGGTGGCTTTGGATTACCTGTTTATGATGGAGATGTTGGAACActtaatgataattatgatttttga
- the LOC107647150 gene encoding uncharacterized protein LOC107647150, with translation MNIIKIDIDKSWISRPRGSIEYKAGLNKFLDFAFANASSDGMIHCPCPSCGFRLFQTREDAYDHLLLKPFPAKYTFRLHHGERHVGESSTETHETDPGSVYRDPMRDMVREAFNFPDSVVDEDDSSNKDFEGDAEELPYLYSEPSQAACHFDELLEDGEQELYPGCAKFSKLAFLVRLYHIKCMCGVSDKAFGMILELLCEAFEHAKILASLHDAKRIIRKLGIAYKKIDACPNDCMLYQGSDQVLSRCKICGTSRWKQKTRRNSIIRINVVVKKKGKPQAAKVLRYFSLVPRLQRMFMSSKTSVDMLWHKKGPNSDGFLRRPRDGEAWKAFDRRYTHFSGDPRSVRLALASDGFNPFENLSSRYSIWPPLIDELKQLWRGVDTYDASEKKTFKLHAALMWTISDFSGLGNLSGWNTYGGRACPTCNLDAESKRLTFSQKWCFMGHRRFLKQGHRFRQDRVRFDGKVEARGPPVTLSGGDILRQLDNVHVKLGKVQTEAGKRARGQQAALQDESSWKKRSIFFELPYWEYNLLRHNMDVMHIEKNMCDNIIYTILNDSGKSKDNLKARKDLQLMEIRHELWPRKDGKYPTTIFSISNSQKDVFLRNLKNVVFPDGHSSNISRCIDLQQRKISGLKSHDSHILMEHLLLIAIRNVLEAPVAASWLICQLSLDDYAVNL, from the exons ATGAACATcataaaaatagatatagataAGAGTTGGATCTCAAGGCCACGAGGTAGTATTGAATACAAGGCCGGGTTGAACAAATTTTTGGATTTCGCATTTGCGAATGCATCATCCGATGGGATGATACATTGTCCATGTCCTTCGTGTGGGTTCCGGCTATTCCAAACTAGAGAGGATGCTTACGATCACTTGCTGTTAAAACCGTTTCCTGCTAAGTATACTTTTCGGTTACATCACGGGGAGAGACACGTAGGAGAGAGTTCTACTGAGACACATGAAACTGACCCTGGTAGCGTCTATCGAGATCCAATGCGCGACATGGTTCGTGAGGCATTCAACTTTCCAGATTCTGTTGTCGATGAAGATGACTCGAGCAACAAAGATTTTGAGGGGGATGCCGAAGAGTTGCCTTATTTGTACAGCGAACCTAGTCAGGCGGCCTGTCATTTTGATGAGCTGCTTGAGGATGGAGAGCAGGAATTGTATCCGGGTTGTGCGAAATTCTCGAAGTTGGCTTTCTTGGTCAGGCTATACCATATAAAGTGCATGTGCGGCGTGAGCGACAAGGCATTCGGAATGATACTAGAGTTACTGTGTGAGGCCTTTGAGCACGCAAAGATTCTGGCTTCACTGCACGATGCCAAGAGGATCATACGAAAGCTCGGTATTGCGTACAAGAAGATAGATGCATGTCCGAATGACTGCATGCTATATCAGGGCAGCGATCAAGTACTGTCTAGGTGCAAGATATGTGGGACCTCGAGATGGAAGCAAAAGACTAGGAGGAATTCCATTATCCGGATCAATGTGGTTGTTAAGAAGAAAGGGAAGCCGCAGGCGGCGAAGGTTCTTCGGTACTTTTCCCTTGTTCCACGACTGCAGCGGATGTTCATGTCCAGTAAGACATCTGTTGACATGTTGTGGCACAAGAAAGGTCCTAACTCGGATGGTTTTTTGAGGCGCCCACGAGACGGAGAGGCATGGAAGGCATTTGATAGAAGATATACTCACTTCAGTGGTGATCCACGCAGCGTTCGCTTAGCCTTAGCTAGCGATGGCTTTAATCCCTTCGAAAATCTCAGCTCAAGGTACTCGATCTGGCCC CCGTTGATAGATGAGTTGAAGCAGCTGTGGCGTGGTGTTGATACGTACGACGCTAGTGAGAAAAAAACATTCAAGCTGCATGCTGCGTTGATGTGGACAATCAGCGATTTTTCAGGGTTGGGCAACTTATCTGGGTGGAATACGTACGGTGGGAGAGCATGTCCTACGTGCAACCTGGATGCCGAGTCTAAGCGACTCACGTTTAGTCAGAAATGGTGTTTCATGGGTCATCGGCGCTTTCTGAAACAAGGCCACAGATTTCGGCAGGACCGGGTCAGATTTGATGGGAAGGTAGAGGCCAGAGGTCCGCCTGTAACATTGTCGGGTGGAGATATTTTGAGACAGTTGGATAATGTGCATGTCAAGCTTGGCAAGGTGCAAACGGAAGCCGGTAAAAGAGCGCGCGGACAACAGGCTGCATTACAAGACGAGTCTTCTTGGAAAAAAAGGAGTATATTCTTTGAACTCCCATATTGGGAGTATAATTTGTTGCGTCACAATATGGACGTGATGCACATAGAGAAAAATATGTGCGACAACATTATCTACACGATACTGAACGATAGTGGTAAATCCAAGGACAACCTCAAAGCTCGAAAAGACCTCCAGCTGATGGAAATTAGGCATGAACTCTGGCCACGAAAAGATGGAAAGTATCCCACTACAATATTTTCCATATCGAATTCACAGAAGGACGTTTTTCTTAGGAACTTAAAGAATGTCGTCTTTCCAGATGGTCATTCAAGCAACATATCTCGCTGTATTGACCTACAACAGCGAAAAATATCCGGCTTGAAAAGTCACGACTCCCACATTCTCATGGAACATCTTCTCCTAATAGCTATCAGGAATGTATTGGAAGCCCCAGTGGCAGCGTCCTGGCTGATTTGTCAACTTTCTTTAGACGACTATGCAGTAAATCTATAG